A region of Spiroplasma endosymbiont of Crioceris asparagi DNA encodes the following proteins:
- the secA gene encoding preprotein translocase subunit SecA, with protein MASDKKIINNYTKIAKQIINLEDEYSKLSDEQLSAKTEEFKERVEKGESLDSILIPAYATVREVAFRVLKLKAYLVQLVGAIILHYGDVAEMKTGEGKTLTGIFPAYLNALTGKPVHIVTVNEYLSQRDSLINGKVFNFLNISVGLNSRNLNKDEKRQAYLKDITYTTNSELGFDYLKDNLVTSANQKVQRGLNYVIIDEADSVLIDEARTPLIISGGSQNRVQFYKAADAFAKSLNKDVDLLFDLETKQVALQDSGIEKAEKYFSLKNLFDINNAEIYHLILNALKANYMFKEGVEYMVNAQREIELIDQFTGRVLEGRSYSDGLQQAIQAKEGVEVEEETVTLATITYQNFYRLYAKISGMTGTAKTEEEEFIKIYNTRIIVCPTNKPLIRRDYPDYTFGSKNAALKKMVADIREINEIGRPILIGTTSVESSEQVARYLEKENLKFEMINAKNHFREADIVEKAGQLKSITLATNMAGRGTDIKLTEETRKLGGLFVFGVERNEARRIDNQLRGRSGRQGDPGDSRFYVSMDDELMIRFSSPRMKSMFMKLGEDHIQSRLFTKAITNAQKKLEGLNFDQRKNILDYDNILSQQRESIYSQRDVILFSPTLENVISKFQYTFAFEKVSEASEVTRGEKTVNLQKLFNLLKGTFISEADWNLKDFIGLEINEIANKLQTLMMKHYLSKNRNIPEDVRQDIERKIILRKLDHHWTNHINLSQKLRSGIYLQQYAQNNPLHQYIEESAKLFNNMKINITNDSIIELYQITNTQEAEPSMEERTINITENDIKLILEEVGISPEEFSRKNVDDKFKQLIENEKDEVLKDQWKMKFTIVSGFMDKLDEMYNEKVQNVNLTNEDLDRIVEKFDFKNIQGDKEKIKAKITELCEGKTEEEKEKIYFEAIILRDIDRILKNKIKDMSKLDEVDKQEFKTKLG; from the coding sequence GTGGCTAGTGATAAAAAAATCATTAACAATTACACCAAAATTGCAAAACAAATTATTAATTTAGAAGATGAATATTCAAAATTAAGTGACGAACAACTATCAGCAAAAACAGAAGAATTTAAAGAAAGAGTAGAAAAAGGGGAATCGTTAGATTCTATTTTAATACCAGCATATGCAACCGTTAGAGAGGTTGCTTTTAGGGTTTTAAAATTAAAAGCATATCTTGTTCAATTAGTTGGAGCCATTATACTTCACTATGGGGATGTTGCAGAAATGAAAACGGGAGAAGGAAAAACTTTAACTGGAATTTTTCCCGCGTATTTAAATGCCTTAACTGGAAAACCAGTTCACATTGTTACAGTTAATGAATATCTTTCTCAACGTGATAGTTTAATTAATGGAAAAGTTTTTAATTTTTTAAATATTAGTGTTGGTTTAAACAGTAGAAATTTAAATAAAGATGAAAAAAGACAAGCTTATTTAAAAGACATTACTTATACAACAAACTCTGAATTAGGATTTGATTATTTAAAAGACAATTTAGTTACAAGCGCTAATCAAAAAGTTCAACGTGGTTTAAATTATGTAATTATTGATGAGGCTGACTCTGTGCTTATTGATGAAGCAAGAACACCATTAATAATTTCTGGAGGTAGTCAAAATAGAGTTCAATTCTATAAAGCTGCAGATGCTTTTGCAAAAAGTTTAAATAAAGATGTTGACTTACTTTTTGATCTTGAAACAAAACAAGTAGCCTTGCAAGATTCGGGTATTGAAAAAGCTGAAAAATACTTTTCTTTAAAAAATTTATTTGATATTAACAATGCAGAAATTTATCACTTAATTTTAAATGCATTAAAAGCAAATTATATGTTCAAAGAAGGTGTTGAATATATGGTTAATGCTCAACGTGAAATTGAGTTAATTGATCAATTTACTGGTAGGGTTTTAGAGGGTAGATCATATTCAGATGGGTTACAACAAGCTATTCAAGCAAAAGAAGGTGTTGAAGTTGAAGAAGAAACAGTTACTTTAGCTACAATTACTTATCAAAATTTTTACCGTCTATATGCAAAAATTTCAGGTATGACAGGGACAGCAAAAACTGAAGAAGAAGAATTTATTAAAATTTATAATACTAGAATTATTGTTTGTCCTACAAACAAACCCTTAATAAGAAGAGATTATCCTGATTATACATTTGGTTCAAAAAATGCAGCTCTTAAAAAAATGGTTGCAGATATTCGTGAAATAAATGAAATTGGAAGACCAATACTTATTGGAACAACATCAGTTGAGTCTTCAGAACAAGTAGCAAGATATCTTGAAAAAGAAAATTTGAAATTTGAAATGATTAATGCAAAAAACCATTTTAGAGAAGCAGATATTGTTGAAAAAGCAGGTCAGTTAAAATCAATAACTCTTGCAACAAATATGGCAGGTAGAGGAACTGATATTAAACTTACAGAAGAAACAAGAAAACTAGGAGGTTTATTTGTTTTTGGTGTTGAAAGAAATGAAGCAAGAAGAATTGATAATCAATTAAGAGGTAGATCTGGTAGACAAGGTGACCCGGGAGATTCAAGATTTTATGTTTCAATGGACGATGAATTAATGATTCGTTTTTCATCTCCCAGAATGAAAAGTATGTTTATGAAGCTTGGTGAAGATCATATTCAATCAAGATTATTTACTAAAGCTATTACTAATGCACAAAAAAAACTTGAAGGTTTAAACTTTGATCAAAGAAAAAATATTCTTGATTATGACAATATTTTGTCACAACAAAGAGAATCTATTTATTCTCAAAGAGATGTTATTTTATTCTCGCCAACTCTTGAAAATGTAATTTCAAAATTTCAATATACATTTGCATTTGAAAAAGTATCTGAAGCATCAGAAGTAACAAGGGGAGAAAAAACAGTAAACTTGCAAAAGCTATTTAATTTATTAAAGGGCACTTTTATTTCAGAAGCTGATTGAAATTTAAAAGATTTTATTGGTTTAGAAATAAATGAAATTGCAAATAAATTACAAACTTTAATGATGAAACACTATTTATCAAAAAATAGAAATATTCCAGAAGACGTAAGACAAGATATTGAAAGAAAAATAATTCTTAGAAAATTAGACCATCACTGAACAAATCATATTAATTTATCACAAAAATTAAGATCTGGTATTTATTTACAACAATATGCACAAAATAATCCACTCCACCAATATATTGAAGAATCTGCAAAACTATTTAATAATATGAAAATAAATATTACTAATGATTCAATCATTGAGTTGTATCAAATTACTAACACACAAGAAGCAGAGCCATCTATGGAAGAAAGAACAATTAATATTACAGAAAATGATATTAAATTAATTCTTGAAGAAGTCGGAATATCTCCAGAAGAGTTTAGTAGAAAAAATGTTGATGATAAATTTAAACAATTAATTGAAAACGAAAAAGATGAAGTTTTAAAAGATCAATGAAAAATGAAATTCACAATTGTTTCAGGATTTATGGATAAATTAGATGAAATGTACAATGAAAAAGTGCAAAATGTTAATTTAACAAATGAAGATTTAGATAGAATTGTTGAAAAGTTTGATTTTAAAAATATTCAAGGTGATAAAGAAAAAATAAAAGCTAAAATTACTGAGTTGTGTGAAGGTAAAACAGAGGAAGAAAAAGAAAAAATATATTTTGAAGCAATTATTTTAAGAGACATTGACAGAATATTGAAAAATAAAATTAAAGATATGTCAAAATTAGATGAAGTTGATAAACAAGAATTTAAAACAAAATTAGGCTAG
- the atpD gene encoding F0F1 ATP synthase subunit beta, producing the protein MEKKVKNKIGKIAQVMGSVVDVRFDDNSLPPIYSTVEVKLNNEILVLEIVQHIGDNLVRTISMGSTEGLSRNVEAIATGHAIVAPVGNEVLGRMFNVLGKAIDEKPEIDSKVKRMPIHREAPTYQELSTTTDILETGIKVVDLMTPFSKGGKVGLFGGAGVGKTVLVQELINNVAKAHGGISVFAGVGERTREGNDLYFEMIESGVIDKTVLVFGQMNEPPGARMRVALTGLTIAEYFRDEKNQDVLLFIDNIYRFTQAGSEVSALLGRLPSAAGYQPTLSTEMGALQERITSTNKGSITSVQAVYVPADDLTDPAPATTFTHLDARIVLDRNIAALGIYPAIDPLSSSSRMLDPAIVGEEHYNVALNVQETLQKYKDLQSIISILGMDELSDEDKMIVNRARKIRNFMSQPFTVGEKFTGRKGKYVPVEENVKSFKKILDGEVDNIPETLFLYAGTIDEVIERFNKTKNNG; encoded by the coding sequence ATGGAAAAAAAAGTTAAAAATAAAATTGGTAAAATTGCCCAAGTTATGGGTTCAGTTGTTGACGTTAGATTTGATGATAATTCTTTACCACCAATCTATTCAACAGTTGAAGTAAAACTAAATAATGAAATTTTAGTTTTAGAAATAGTTCAACACATTGGAGATAACCTAGTTAGAACAATTTCTATGGGTTCTACAGAAGGGCTTTCAAGAAACGTTGAAGCTATTGCCACCGGTCATGCAATTGTTGCACCAGTAGGAAATGAAGTTTTAGGAAGAATGTTTAATGTTCTTGGTAAAGCAATTGATGAAAAACCAGAAATAGATAGCAAAGTAAAAAGAATGCCAATCCATAGAGAAGCACCAACTTATCAAGAACTATCTACAACTACTGATATTTTGGAAACAGGAATTAAAGTTGTTGACTTAATGACTCCATTTTCAAAAGGTGGAAAAGTTGGTTTATTCGGAGGAGCTGGAGTTGGTAAAACTGTTCTAGTTCAAGAATTAATTAACAACGTTGCCAAAGCACATGGGGGAATTTCTGTTTTTGCCGGAGTAGGTGAAAGAACAAGGGAAGGTAATGACCTTTACTTTGAAATGATTGAATCTGGTGTTATTGATAAAACTGTTCTAGTTTTTGGACAAATGAATGAGCCACCAGGAGCCAGAATGAGAGTTGCCTTAACAGGTCTAACAATCGCTGAATATTTTAGAGATGAAAAAAATCAAGATGTATTATTATTTATTGATAATATTTATAGATTTACACAAGCTGGTTCTGAAGTTTCTGCCTTACTAGGTAGATTGCCTTCAGCAGCTGGTTATCAACCAACTCTTTCAACAGAAATGGGAGCACTACAAGAACGTATTACTTCAACTAATAAAGGTTCAATTACTTCTGTTCAAGCTGTTTATGTGCCGGCCGATGATTTAACCGATCCAGCGCCAGCAACAACATTTACCCACTTGGATGCAAGAATTGTTTTGGATAGAAATATTGCCGCTTTAGGTATTTATCCAGCTATTGATCCTCTAAGTTCAAGTTCAAGAATGTTAGATCCCGCAATTGTTGGTGAAGAACATTATAATGTTGCTTTAAATGTTCAAGAAACATTACAAAAATATAAAGATTTACAATCAATCATTTCAATTCTTGGAATGGATGAATTATCTGATGAAGATAAAATGATTGTAAATAGAGCAAGAAAAATAAGAAACTTTATGTCACAACCATTTACAGTAGGGGAAAAATTTACTGGAAGAAAAGGTAAATATGTACCGGTTGAGGAAAATGTTAAATCATTCAAAAAAATTCTTGATGGTGAAGTTGATAACATTCCTGAAACATTATTTTTATATGCAGGAACTATTGATGAAGTAATTGAAAGATTTAATAAAACTAAAAACAATGGATAG
- the atpG gene encoding ATP synthase F1 subunit gamma: MPNLSEFKTQITRVQDINKITKAMELVSTSKLKKLGKKVVDMQEYISEVYKMFVRIIDNSDNSKYLFNKKKEYKNPVWIVIGSNLGLCGGYNSNIIKLAKKNISKSDNVITVGTKMTNFFKGNNYNVFEQILNVDENFSIKSLTQLTSDLISKYNNEEIDAIKILYTKFINNATFQETVLDLIPIIRKENEIKDQKSEKEILFEPDASTILEMNMGFYVNTIIYGSIMESQLSEHASRRIAMEAASKNGKELYEEYKSLYNKKRQEGITQEIIEIVAGSL, encoded by the coding sequence ATGCCAAATTTAAGTGAATTTAAAACGCAAATTACTAGAGTTCAAGATATTAATAAAATTACTAAAGCAATGGAATTAGTTTCCACTTCAAAATTAAAAAAATTAGGAAAAAAAGTTGTAGACATGCAAGAATATATTTCAGAAGTTTACAAAATGTTTGTAAGAATAATTGATAACTCTGATAACTCTAAATATCTTTTCAATAAAAAGAAAGAATATAAAAACCCAGTTTGAATAGTTATAGGTTCAAATCTAGGTTTATGTGGTGGTTATAACTCAAATATAATAAAATTAGCCAAAAAAAATATTAGTAAATCAGACAATGTTATAACTGTTGGTACTAAAATGACAAATTTCTTCAAAGGAAATAATTACAATGTTTTTGAACAAATTTTAAATGTTGATGAAAACTTTTCAATTAAAAGTTTAACTCAATTAACTTCGGATTTAATTTCTAAGTATAATAATGAAGAAATTGATGCAATAAAAATTTTATATACAAAATTTATAAATAATGCAACATTCCAAGAAACTGTACTTGATTTAATTCCAATTATTAGAAAAGAAAATGAAATCAAAGATCAAAAATCAGAAAAAGAAATTTTGTTTGAACCAGACGCATCTACAATTTTGGAAATGAACATGGGATTTTATGTTAATACAATAATCTATGGTTCAATTATGGAATCACAACTTTCTGAACATGCAAGTAGAAGAATTGCAATGGAAGCGGCAAGTAAAAATGGAAAAGAATTATATGAAGAATATAAATCTCTTTACAATAAAAAACGTCAGGAAGGAATTACCCAAGAAATTATTGAAATTGTTGCTGGGTCATTATAG
- a CDS encoding ComEC/Rec2 family competence protein, whose translation MKKILKILTILIIPLMMFITIIELNRDSISYYTNKNKLYSFFVFSVGNGLFTLIKQDDKSIIFDCGVGIGSNDNRNEFPVNQLSQIGIKTIETVFISHYHYDHYSSLLSLLKKYNIKNIGLPVNRKYKDILPKNNHLNLLDYQENYSFMGLKIFNLTYYSKDFFQIKHTDQNDYSAVFLVTMGNQKILMTFDSLDEELRNNYYLNSMKNKMHVDIFMAAHHGSDNSSSELLSKHFNYSTVIISGTNNYGKWKKYSGHHYFPGERSYELFKNKNVYLTGDDNREYTKKNYSYEFSLFNNGATKLYSYNNKIIDY comes from the coding sequence ATGAAGAAAATCCTAAAAATTTTAACGATATTAATTATTCCCTTAATGATGTTTATTACAATAATTGAATTAAATAGGGATAGCATAAGTTATTATACAAATAAAAATAAATTGTATTCTTTTTTTGTTTTCTCTGTTGGTAATGGTTTATTTACATTAATTAAGCAAGATGATAAATCAATAATTTTTGATTGCGGAGTTGGAATTGGAAGCAATGATAATCGAAATGAGTTTCCGGTAAATCAATTAAGTCAAATTGGCATTAAAACAATTGAAACTGTTTTTATAAGTCATTATCACTATGATCATTATTCTTCTTTATTAAGTTTGCTAAAGAAATATAATATTAAAAATATAGGTTTACCAGTAAATAGAAAATATAAAGATATTTTGCCTAAAAACAATCACTTAAATTTATTGGATTATCAAGAAAATTATTCATTTATGGGATTAAAAATTTTTAATTTGACATATTATTCAAAAGACTTTTTTCAGATAAAGCACACGGATCAAAATGATTACTCAGCAGTATTTTTAGTCACAATGGGCAACCAAAAAATATTAATGACTTTTGATTCTTTGGATGAAGAGTTAAGAAATAATTATTATTTAAATTCTATGAAAAACAAAATGCATGTAGATATTTTTATGGCAGCTCATCATGGTAGTGATAATTCATCAAGTGAATTATTAAGCAAACACTTTAATTATTCAACTGTAATAATAAGCGGAACAAATAATTATGGCAAATGAAAAAAATATAGTGGACATCATTATTTTCCAGGGGAAAGAAGTTATGAGTTGTTTAAAAACAAAAACGTGTACCTAACTGGAGATGATAATCGTGAGTACACTAAAAAAAATTACTCTTATGAATTTTCATTATTCAACAATGGCGCAACAAAACTATATTCTTATAATAATAAAATAATAGATTATTAA
- a CDS encoding F0F1 ATP synthase subunit epsilon, whose amino-acid sequence MKDLIKLKTMDRLSLRIITPTKLFIDQEVECVNMTTIDGDITVYKNHTPLISSLTLSKILVRNLNNKEEMYIHVHRGLLNVTGHQVKIITSNAYFVDKDGNKI is encoded by the coding sequence TTGAAAGATTTAATAAAACTAAAAACAATGGATAGACTAAGTTTAAGAATTATTACACCAACAAAATTGTTTATTGATCAAGAAGTTGAGTGTGTTAATATGACAACCATTGATGGAGACATAACTGTTTATAAAAATCATACCCCTTTAATAAGTTCATTAACTTTAAGTAAAATTTTAGTTAGAAATTTAAATAATAAAGAAGAAATGTATATTCATGTACATAGGGGATTATTAAATGTTACAGGTCATCAAGTCAAAATAATCACAAGTAATGCCTATTTTGTAGATAAAGATGGAAATAAAATATAA
- a CDS encoding 5'-3' exonuclease yields MNKQNKKILLIDGYHMLYKGYYGSLKRKKQSLNRDGLLINSIYVFVANFVKLVKSKNYHTIIVALDVGKSCWRKDLYPQYKEKRKETPEELIPQMEILRSFLSSAKIPWYEKEANEGDDVLGTIARIATKLKYDVEIISNDKDIYQLISKNVTVASQKSKKDKNEVIGVEQVIETMGVEPLQIPDLKSLMGDVSDNIIKVKGLHKHVAISLLKQYGTVENILENVDKLNDKTKEKIIAAKDQIIMNKKITTIKTDLDLGWINFRPLKINYIGLMGFLKKQKMFSFINMIEEEYKLQLEWRKKKYEILNIVKEENNKKTKE; encoded by the coding sequence ATGAACAAACAAAATAAGAAAATTCTTCTTATTGATGGATACCATATGCTTTATAAAGGTTATTATGGTTCATTAAAAAGAAAGAAACAATCATTAAATAGAGATGGATTACTAATTAATTCTATTTATGTTTTTGTTGCGAATTTTGTAAAACTAGTAAAAAGTAAAAATTATCATACAATTATTGTTGCATTAGATGTTGGTAAATCTTGTTGAAGAAAAGATCTTTATCCTCAGTATAAAGAAAAACGTAAGGAAACTCCTGAAGAATTAATTCCTCAAATGGAAATTTTAAGATCATTTTTAAGTTCTGCTAAAATTCCTTGATATGAAAAAGAAGCCAATGAAGGTGATGATGTTTTAGGAACAATTGCAAGAATTGCAACAAAATTAAAATATGATGTTGAAATTATTTCTAATGACAAAGACATCTATCAATTAATAAGTAAAAATGTTACTGTTGCTTCTCAAAAAAGTAAAAAAGATAAAAATGAAGTTATTGGTGTTGAACAAGTAATTGAAACTATGGGTGTTGAACCATTACAAATTCCCGATTTAAAAAGTTTAATGGGAGATGTTTCAGATAACATAATTAAAGTTAAGGGACTTCATAAACATGTCGCAATTTCACTTTTAAAACAATATGGAACCGTTGAAAACATTTTAGAAAATGTTGATAAATTAAATGATAAAACAAAAGAAAAAATCATAGCTGCAAAAGACCAAATTATAATGAATAAAAAAATTACAACCATTAAAACAGATTTAGATCTTGGTTGAATTAACTTTAGACCTTTAAAAATTAATTACATTGGATTAATGGGTTTTTTAAAAAAACAAAAAATGTTTTCTTTCATTAATATGATTGAAGAAGAATACAAACTTCAACTAGAATGAAGAAAGAAAAAATATGAAATTCTTAACATAGTTAAAGAAGAAAACAATAAAAAAACGAAAGAATAA
- the uvrB gene encoding excinuclease ABC subunit UvrB, with amino-acid sequence MKKFKLKTTYQPSGDQPKAIEKLVIGLKENKKHQVLLGATGTGKTFTIANVIQEVQKPTLVIVSNKTLAMQLYVEFQELFPENKVEYYVSHFDFYQPEAYVSAKDLYISKDARRNTDLDMMRISSLNSLITRNDTIVVASVASIYPTQNPDTYSKFFAQFNVGQIIKLKDILLSLIEMGYVRNDVDNEIGSFSVKGDTLIIRPGWTDSKNYRIEFFGNEIENISISDPINNNVFEKLRTLTIYPASAYVSDKDKMKIIIEKIKKELKERVEFFKKEGLIIEADRIEKRTNYDLEMLEEFGVCSGIENYSMYLDFRTPGSTPWTIIDYFGKDFLTIIDESHLTIPQIRGMYNTDRSRKESLVQYGFRLPTAKENRPLNFDEFNSKLNQTIYISATPSDYELELTHNKYAEQIIRPTGLLDPIIEVRKSENQIEDIINEIIIRNKKNEKVFITTLTIKSSEKITDYLQERKIKVAYLHSELKTFERTQILNDLRLGVYDVIVGVNLLREGLDIPEVSLVCILDADKNGFLRNSRSLIQTIGRAARNENGKVIMYADQISSSMQEAIDETYRRRKIQEEYNQKNGITPKTIIKKVNKNTNNYFKEVMLKTKKTKDKNNIIKELKEKMFKASKEMNFEEAARLRDIIFELEVDTNGR; translated from the coding sequence ATGAAAAAATTTAAGTTAAAAACCACATATCAACCAAGTGGTGACCAACCAAAAGCAATTGAAAAATTAGTTATTGGTTTAAAAGAAAATAAGAAACATCAAGTATTATTGGGTGCAACTGGTACTGGAAAAACTTTTACAATTGCAAATGTTATTCAAGAGGTTCAAAAACCAACATTAGTTATCGTAAGTAATAAGACTTTAGCAATGCAATTGTATGTTGAATTTCAAGAATTATTTCCAGAAAATAAGGTTGAATATTATGTTTCACATTTTGACTTCTACCAACCAGAAGCATATGTTAGTGCCAAAGATTTATACATTAGTAAAGACGCACGTAGAAATACTGATTTAGATATGATGAGAATCAGTTCTTTAAATTCATTAATTACAAGAAATGATACAATTGTTGTTGCCTCAGTTGCTTCAATATATCCAACACAAAACCCAGATACTTATTCAAAGTTTTTTGCACAATTTAATGTAGGACAAATTATAAAATTAAAAGATATTTTATTATCTTTAATTGAAATGGGTTATGTTAGAAATGATGTTGATAATGAAATTGGTTCGTTTTCAGTGAAGGGCGATACTTTAATTATTAGACCAGGATGAACAGATTCAAAAAATTATCGAATTGAATTTTTTGGAAATGAAATTGAAAATATTTCTATTTCTGATCCTATTAATAATAATGTTTTTGAAAAGTTAAGAACATTAACAATTTATCCTGCATCAGCTTATGTTTCAGACAAAGATAAAATGAAAATAATTATTGAAAAAATCAAAAAAGAATTAAAAGAAAGAGTTGAGTTTTTTAAAAAAGAGGGATTAATAATAGAGGCTGACAGAATAGAGAAAAGAACAAATTATGATTTAGAAATGCTTGAAGAATTTGGTGTTTGTTCAGGAATTGAAAACTACTCTATGTATTTAGATTTTAGAACACCAGGAAGCACGCCATGAACTATTATTGATTATTTTGGTAAAGACTTTTTGACTATTATTGATGAGTCACATTTAACAATTCCCCAAATTAGAGGGATGTATAACACCGATAGAAGCAGAAAAGAGTCACTAGTTCAATATGGTTTTAGATTACCAACAGCAAAAGAAAACAGACCTTTAAATTTTGATGAATTTAATAGCAAGCTAAATCAAACTATATATATTTCTGCAACTCCTAGTGATTATGAGTTAGAACTTACTCATAATAAATATGCTGAACAAATTATTAGACCAACCGGTTTATTAGATCCAATTATAGAAGTAAGAAAATCTGAAAATCAAATTGAAGACATAATCAATGAAATAATAATTCGAAATAAAAAAAATGAAAAAGTTTTTATTACAACATTAACAATTAAAAGCTCTGAAAAAATTACAGATTATTTACAAGAACGAAAAATTAAAGTTGCTTATCTACATTCTGAATTAAAAACTTTTGAGAGAACACAAATTTTAAATGATTTAAGACTTGGAGTCTATGATGTTATTGTCGGAGTAAATTTACTTAGAGAGGGTTTAGATATTCCTGAAGTAAGTTTGGTTTGTATTCTTGATGCTGATAAAAATGGGTTTTTAAGAAATTCAAGAAGTTTAATTCAAACAATAGGTCGAGCAGCAAGAAATGAAAATGGAAAAGTAATTATGTATGCTGATCAAATAAGTAGTTCAATGCAAGAAGCCATTGATGAGACTTATAGAAGAAGAAAAATTCAGGAAGAATATAATCAAAAAAATGGAATTACTCCCAAAACAATTATTAAAAAAGTTAACAAAAATACAAATAATTACTTTAAAGAAGTAATGTTAAAAACTAAAAAAACAAAAGATAAAAATAATATTATTAAAGAATTAAAAGAAAAAATGTTTAAAGCATCTAAAGAAATGAATTTTGAAGAAGCAGCGCGTTTAAGAGATATTATTTTTGAATTAGAGGTAGACACAAATGGTAGATAA